In the Emys orbicularis isolate rEmyOrb1 chromosome 3, rEmyOrb1.hap1, whole genome shotgun sequence genome, one interval contains:
- the MRPL33 gene encoding large ribosomal subunit protein bL33m, giving the protein MFLTVAALAKSKSKYVLVRMVSAAGTGYCCNIKKARLQEKLVLLKYDPIVNQRVLFTEKKKLRSI; this is encoded by the exons ATGTTCCTGACGGTGGCCGCCT TGGCCAAGAGCAAATCCAA GTACGTCCTTGTGAGGATGGTGAGTGCAGCAGGGACGGGCTACTGTTGCAACATCAAGAAAGCCCGACTACAGGAGAAATTGGTCCTGCTGAAATATGATCCCATTG TGAACCAACGTGTTCTCTTCACAGAGAAGAAAAAACTACGTTCCATCTGA